A single window of Thermoplasmata archaeon DNA harbors:
- a CDS encoding 4Fe-4S binding protein yields the protein MKSPKSDTDLTEVRPTGTVRGIVRPLGAAIKNTLVTLPVVNKLVPGGRKPVTHLYPYQKVELPSAFRGQHSIDWYKCIGCELCAKVCPNECIYFEFHEVEKDDPYLHPSRAMLDEMKKIIRRPAVDIGHCLFCGNCMEYCPTDAWNFTQEFEHADYAREDLYYRSEELRMPDAVSDKETVLINRMGEHPIVEADVCIGCRKCERECPTRCIDMPDGPNDRKGKPIVVPEFDYTKCIGCQQCVDVCPVDCLYMEEIGYKDLQGFYHINKQGEVKLLEEQTEEALSK from the coding sequence ATGAAGTCCCCCAAGTCCGACACTGACCTGACCGAGGTTCGGCCCACGGGGACCGTGCGCGGTATCGTCCGCCCCCTGGGCGCCGCGATCAAGAACACGCTGGTCACGCTCCCGGTGGTCAACAAGCTCGTCCCGGGCGGACGCAAGCCCGTGACCCATCTGTATCCGTACCAGAAGGTCGAGCTCCCGAGCGCGTTCCGCGGGCAGCACAGCATCGATTGGTACAAGTGCATCGGCTGCGAGCTGTGCGCCAAGGTGTGCCCGAACGAGTGCATCTACTTCGAGTTCCACGAGGTCGAGAAGGACGATCCCTACCTCCATCCGAGCCGCGCAATGCTCGACGAGATGAAGAAGATCATCCGGCGTCCCGCCGTGGACATCGGCCACTGCCTGTTCTGCGGCAACTGCATGGAGTACTGCCCCACGGACGCTTGGAACTTCACCCAGGAGTTCGAGCACGCGGACTACGCCCGCGAGGACCTGTATTACCGCAGCGAGGAGCTGCGCATGCCCGACGCGGTCTCGGACAAGGAGACCGTCCTCATCAACCGCATGGGGGAGCATCCCATCGTCGAGGCCGATGTCTGCATCGGCTGCCGCAAGTGCGAACGGGAATGCCCGACCCGCTGCATCGATATGCCCGACGGCCCGAACGACCGCAAGGGCAAGCCCATCGTGGTTCCCGAGTTCGACTACACGAAGTGCATCGGCTGCCAGCAATGCGTGGACGTGTGCCCCGTGGACTGCCTGTACATGGAGGAGATCGGGTACAAGGACCTCCAGGGGTTCTACCACATCAACAAGCAGGGTGAGGTCAAGCTCCTCGAGGAGCAAACCGAAGAGGCGCTCTCGAAGTGA